In Pseudoliparis swirei isolate HS2019 ecotype Mariana Trench chromosome 9, NWPU_hadal_v1, whole genome shotgun sequence, a genomic segment contains:
- the dvl1a gene encoding segment polarity protein dishevelled homolog DVL-1 isoform X3, which produces MGSPTLQECFACSRPIRWLPRPLRLMRPFRTIRCHPETAPPHRQFPRINGHSKSERTARDSAMGYDSASVMSSELESSSFVDSEEDEDASRLSGSSEQSSSSQLMRRHKRRRRRHKVAKIDRSSSFSSITDSTMSLNIITVTLNMEKYNFLGISIVGQSNDRGDGGIYIGSIMKGGAVAADGRIEPGDMLLQVNDVNFENMSNDDAVRILREIVSKTGPISLTVAKCWDPSPRSYFTIPRAEPVRPIDPAAWISHTTALTETYPHYGKNNQPPPPTHSMKHPFCEFEDLPLSASKTDMATIVKVMQLPDSGLEIRDRMWLKITITNAIIGADVVDWLYSRVEGFKDRRDARKYASSLLKHGYLRHTVNKITFSEQCYYTFGDLCQNMASLNINEGSSGGGSEQDTLAPLPPTSNPWPLGGQPFPYPPFPSAPPSFPPGYSDPCHSFHSGSAGSQHSEGSRSSGSNPSAGKGRRSSPQEKGQRSTCSESEPRVRGGRRGERSASQMSHHSHAVSGHSHAVSGHSHAVSGHSHAVSGHSHAVSGQGHAGSSQGHALSGPGHALSGPGHARSNHSQLHRSHTHSQNSHPSVTYSHAPFTQPGPGSCAHSERSHASSYGPPGLPPPYCLARLAPKASVGSGTPPGAPPGRELASVPPELTASRQSFQHAMGNPCEFFVDIM; this is translated from the exons ATCCGCTGTCACCCTGAGACAGCGCCGCCTCACCGGCAAT TCCCTCGCATCAACGGCCACTCGAAATCGGAGCGCACCGCCAGGGACTCGGCCATGGGCTACGACAGCGCCTCAGTGATGAGCAGCGAGCTGGAGTCCAGCTCATTCGTTgacagtgaggaagacgaggatgCGAGCAG GCTCAGTGGCTCCTCAGAACAAAGTTCTTCCTCGCAGCTGATGCGCAGACACAAGCGCCGCCGACGGAGGCACAAAGTGGCCAAAATAGACCGG TCTTCATCCTTCAGTAGTATCACAGACTCCACTATGAGCCTCAACATCATCACCGTCACGCTCAACATGG AGAAATACAACTTTCTAGGTATCAGTATTGTTGGTCAGAGTAATGACCGAGGAGACGGCGGCATCTACATTGGCTCCATAATGAAAGGAGGCGCAGTGGCTGCTGATGGGAGAATAGAACCAGGAGATATGCTCCTTCAG GTGAACGACGTCAACTTTGAGAACATGAGCAATGACGACGCAGTGAGGATCCTCAGAGAGATCGTTTCCAAAACCGG TCCGATCAGTCTTACTGTGGCCAAATGCTGGGACCCGTCTCCACGAAGTTACTTCACCATCCCTCGAG CTGAGCCAGTGAGACCCATTGACCCAGCAGCCTGGATTTCACACACCACCGCCCTGACGGAAACTTACCCCCACTATGGTAAAAACAACCAGCCGCCACCTCCAACACACTCTATGAAGCATCCATTCTGTG AGTTTGAAGACTTGCCTCTGTCTGCAAGTAAAACAGACATGGCAACCATCGTCAAGGTGATGCAGTTGCCGGACTCTGGCCTGGAGATTCGAGACAGGATGTGGTTGAAGATCACCATCACCAACGCCATCATTG GTGCTGACGTGGTGGACTGGCTTtactccagagtagaaggattCAAAGACCGGCGGGATGCCAGGAAGTACGCCAGCAGTCTGCTGAAACACGGCTACCTGAGACACACCGTCAACAAGATCACCTTCTCCGAGCAGTGCTACTACACCTTCGGAGACCTCTGCCAAA ACATGGCATCGCTCAACATAAACGAGGGCTCCAGCGGCGGCGGCTCGGAGCAGGACACTCTGGCGCCGCTCCCCCCCACCAGCAACCCCTGGCCCCTGGGCGGGCAGCCATTCCCCTACCCTCCCTTTCCCTCCGCACCCCCCAGCTTCCCCCCAGGATACTCAGACCCATGCCACAGTTTCCACAGTGGGAGCGCAGGCAGCCAGCACAGCGAGG GAAGCCGAAGCAGTGGATCCAACCCCAGCGCAGGCAAAGGTAGACGCTCCTCTCCACAGgagaagggtcaaaggtcaacatgcAGCGAATCAGAGCCCCGCGTTCGTGGAGGGAGGCGCGGTGAAAGGTCCGCCAGCCAAATGAGCCATCACAGCCACGCCGTCTCCGGCCACAGCCACGCCGTCTCCGGTCACAGCCACGCCGTCTCCGGTCACAGCCACGCCGTCTCCGGTCACAGCCACGCCGTCTCCGGCCAAGGCCACGCCGGTTCCAGCCAAGGCCACGCCCTCTCCGGCCCAGGCCACGCCCTCTCCGGCCCAGGCCACGCCCGATCAAACCACAGTCAGTTGCACAGGagtcacactcactcacagaaCAGCCACCCCTCCGTCACCtacagccacgcccccttcacccAGCCGGGGCCGGGCTCATGTGCCCACAGCGAGCGGAGCCACGCCTCCTCCTACGGCCCCCCGGGCTTGCCTCCCCCGTACTGCCTGGCCCGCCTGGCCCCCAAGGCCTCGGTCGGCAGCGGCACGCCCCCCGGAGCCCCTCCCGGGAGAGAGCTGGCGTCCGTTCCGCCGGAGCTCACCGCCAGCCGCCAGTCCTTCCAGCACGCCATGGGCAATCCCTGTGAGTTCTTTGTCGACATCATGTGA